In a genomic window of Glycine max cultivar Williams 82 chromosome 13, Glycine_max_v4.0, whole genome shotgun sequence:
- the LOC106795485 gene encoding nuclear receptor corepressor 1 produces the protein MILRHPLLTHSRLSLFSITSGSKISLVPTSEMINCTSQLLSKPQDEVNRKILKLPTLILDQKDKMFSMFHSNNGLVEDPWVVEREKAMINPWTSEERKIFSEKFEAFGKDFRKIASFLDHKTIADCVEFYYKDHKPNCLEKDKKKKKKNMKKKKGCKSQKSKTVKTVVKVLGKKGNHKANVDSQKKSMMVCGTVANQRTRSGRLLLWRKSDESERLAADALVGMCDSLSLEATRPPCQQPVIPNITHQDIDDGTCEWTDEEKATFLQAVSSFGEDFRMIAQHVGTKSKDQCKRFFIKGQKSHRLDLMRHRLENIRSLLNEINLGRSANTNDARVVEAIGNDKLDTETNDHQPSSAANLSHDKSKHMEAWNQLIDLNESKEINKEFDHEDKNIVSSTYNGESKLVDTDGYGVVLYNSNKSSSVKDKRAKTMPDIMEVGKDKGGDAVTELVSSASEIIEPCHSHSVAEDRLVSVMLTSFPTRLDDKDGKHGADMDDDVVELKSQSHDSNTKANTCLSSVVVSYSALTFGAENQSKLFLKRSNYSGLSIEDPLPTANSMLQNTVRAAHAVQQEKSGTRDGLSFKEPVKKQVNVDMSCVGIVTEPTLLSQKFPQIDDHHNTQLPCLSGSEKTPANHIVLKLFGKTMTIPSSTQRPDSKFGL, from the exons CAGGAAGTAAGATAAGCTTAGTTCCCACATCTGAGATGATAAATTGTACAAGCCAACTGCTTTCTAAACCCCAAGATGAAGTTAACAGAAAAATCTTGAAGTTGCCAACATTAATTTTGGATCAAAAGGATAAAATGTTTTCAATGTTCCACTCTAATAATGGGTTGGTTGAAGATCCATGGGTTGTTGAGAGAGAAAAAGCTATGATCAACCCTTGGACGTCAGAGGAGAGAAAGATTTTCTCGGAGAAATTTGAAGCCTTTGGAAAAGATTTTCGAAAAATTGCTTCTTTCCTTGATCACAAGACAATTGCTGACTGTGTTGAATTCTACTACAAAGATCATAAGCCCAATTGTTTAGAGaaagataagaagaagaagaagaagaatatgaagaagaaaaagggttGTAAGAGTCAAAAGTCAAAAACAGTCAAAACTGTCGTGAAGGTATTGGGTAAAAAAGGGAACCATAAAGCAAATGTTGATTCACAGAAGAAATCAATGATGGTGTGCGGCACTGTAGCTAATCAAAGAACACGTTCAGGAAGACTCCTCCTCTGGAGGAAATCCGATGAAAGCGAGAGGCTTGCAGCTGATGCATTGGTTGGTATGTGTGATTCTCTTTCACTTGAGGCTACAAGGCCACCATGCCAACAACCTGTGATACCTAACATtactcatcaggatattgatgATGGAACTTGTGAGTGGACAGATGAGGAGAAGGCAACATTTCTTCAAGCTGTATCATCTTTCGGTGAGGATTTTAGGATGATTGCACAACATGTAGGAACAAAGTCCAAAGATCAGTGCAAGAGATTTTTCATCAAGGGTCAGAAATCCCATAGGTTGGATCTCATGCGCCACAGACTTGAAAATATTAGATCTCTACTTAATGAAATAAATCTTGGCAGGAGTGCTAACACTAATGATGCACGTGTTGTGGAGGCCATTGGCAATGATAAGTTAGACACAGAAACAAATGATCACCAGCCTTCGTCTGCTGCGAACTTGAGCCATGATAAATCCAAACATATGGAAGCTTGGAATCAGTTGATCGACTTAAATGAATCAAAGGAAATTAATAAAGAATTTGATCATGAAgataaaaacattgtttctagCACATATAACGGTGAGTCTAAACTGGTGGACACTGATGGTTATGGGGTTGTCTTGTACAATTCTAATAAGTCGAGTTCAGTCAAGGACAAGAGAGCTAAAACTATGCCAGATATCATGGAAGTTGGAAAAGATAAAGGGGGAGATGCAGTTACAGAATTGGTGTCGTCTGCTTCTGAGATAATTGAACCATGTCACTCTCATTCTGTTGCTGAGGATAGACTAGTTTCTGTGATGTTGACATCATTTCCTACACGGCTCGATGATAAAGATGGTAAACATGGAGCTGATATGGATGATGATGTGGTTGAATTGAAAAGCCAAAGTCATGATTCAAACACCAAAGCAAATACTTGCTTATCATCTGTGGTAGTTTCTTACTCAGCATTGACTTTTGGTGCTGAAAATCAGTCCAAACTATTCCTGAAAAGGTCCAATTATTCAGGACTATCCATAGAGGATCCTCTCCCAACTGCAAATTCAATGTTACAAAATACCGTTCGTGCTGCGCATGCTGTTCAACAAGAGAAATCAGGTACCCGAGATGGACTGTCTTTTAAGGAGCCTGTTAAAAAACAAGTGAATGTGGATATGAGCTGCGTTGGTATAGTAACTGAACCAACTCTTTTGTCGCAGAAGTTTCCACAAATTGATGACCATCACAACACACAGTTGCCGTGTTTGTCAGGTTCAGAAAAAACGCCTGCAAATCATATTGTTTTGAAACTGTTTGGGAAGACAATGACCATTCCTTCATCCACTCAGAGGCctgattcaa AATTTGGTCTCTGA